In Methylomonas sp. MK1, the following are encoded in one genomic region:
- a CDS encoding RHS repeat domain-containing protein yields MASRTAVLATTGDPLSLTKLTETATLNGRTSTSVYDVATKTVTATSPANRKATALTDALGRVIQSQVTGILASNASYDAQGRLASVSQGSGVDQRTLSYSYNPQGYLASVLDPIGRQVQFAYDQAGRVTTQTLPDGRQVLYGYDANGNLTSLTPPGQPAHVFNYTAVDQTADYQPPLVSGGGNTVYSYDKDKALTSVTRPDGLSLELNRDSAGRVSSLALQPANQTLASYAYDNVTGKLTTIDAPDASLSYGYNGALLTQIGWRGSVNGSVGYAFDNSFRVTSVSLNGANPIAYVYDNDDLLTKAGNLTLSRNAQNGLLTGTALGSLTEAYSYSGFGELSAYEAKYATFSHLKLAYSRDKLGRITQKQETKNGVLNTYDYGYDTAGRLVEVKKNNTVQASYSYDDNGNRLSRTSGAVTQTGTYDAQDRLLTYNGASYSYTDNGELKTKTAGAAVTQYDYDVLGNLKKVMLPSGGQIDYLTDGQNRRIGKKVNGNLTQAFLWQGQLQPIAELDGSGNVVSRFVYATGVNVPDYMIKGGVTYRLIKDHLGSPRVVVDIASNTVAQEMEFDEFGRVIKDTNPGFQPFGFAGGLYDRDTGLVRFGARDYDAVIGRWVSKDPIGFGGGDTLVYSYISSSPITETDPRGLAVEMCQDGAHWFVRTQKGSVGMGSDDGEPTWLGIGSSVGWMNHGPRKGNCTVIPDVDEQCVNSKTQGHIGYYAISHYGLVCQGAVRNVIGQCMIRKHQVLPNPLRYRGVWGWILNFIDSTFASHGAY; encoded by the coding sequence TTGGCCAGCCGGACGGCAGTTCTGGCGACCACCGGCGATCCTTTAAGCCTCACCAAACTCACCGAAACCGCCACCCTGAACGGTAGAACTTCGACCAGTGTTTACGACGTTGCCACTAAAACGGTGACAGCCACCAGCCCGGCCAACCGCAAAGCCACCGCGCTGACCGACGCCCTGGGCCGGGTCATCCAGTCGCAAGTCACCGGCATCCTGGCCAGCAACGCCAGTTACGATGCCCAGGGCCGCTTGGCCAGTGTCAGTCAGGGTAGCGGTGTCGATCAACGCACGCTCAGCTATAGCTACAACCCGCAAGGCTATCTGGCCAGCGTACTCGATCCGATTGGTCGGCAAGTGCAATTTGCCTACGATCAGGCCGGTCGCGTCACCACCCAGACCTTGCCCGATGGCCGGCAGGTTCTGTATGGCTATGATGCCAACGGCAATCTCACCTCGCTGACACCGCCAGGCCAGCCGGCCCATGTGTTTAACTACACGGCGGTCGATCAAACGGCGGATTATCAACCGCCCTTGGTCAGTGGCGGCGGAAACACCGTCTACAGCTACGATAAAGACAAAGCGCTCACTTCGGTGACCCGTCCGGACGGTTTGAGTCTGGAACTCAACCGCGACAGCGCCGGCCGAGTGTCATCGTTGGCCTTGCAACCGGCCAATCAAACTCTGGCCAGTTACGCTTACGACAATGTCACCGGCAAACTGACTACTATCGATGCGCCGGATGCTTCATTGAGCTATGGCTATAACGGTGCGTTGTTGACCCAAATTGGCTGGCGAGGCAGCGTGAACGGTAGCGTCGGCTACGCCTTCGACAACAGTTTTCGCGTCACCTCGGTCAGCCTCAACGGCGCCAATCCGATTGCCTATGTCTACGACAACGACGATCTGCTAACCAAGGCCGGCAACCTGACCTTGAGCCGCAATGCCCAAAACGGTTTACTGACCGGCACCGCTCTTGGCAGCCTGACCGAAGCCTACAGCTACAGCGGTTTCGGCGAATTGTCCGCTTACGAAGCCAAATACGCCACCTTCTCGCATTTGAAACTGGCCTATAGCCGCGACAAACTGGGCCGCATCACGCAGAAGCAGGAAACCAAAAACGGCGTACTCAACACCTACGACTACGGCTACGATACGGCTGGCCGCTTAGTGGAAGTGAAGAAAAACAACACCGTCCAGGCCAGCTACAGCTACGATGACAACGGCAACCGCTTGAGTCGCACCAGCGGCGCGGTCACTCAAACCGGCACCTACGATGCGCAAGACCGCTTGCTGACTTACAACGGTGCCAGTTACAGCTATACCGACAACGGCGAGCTGAAAACCAAAACCGCCGGCGCGGCGGTCACCCAATACGATTACGACGTGTTGGGCAACCTGAAAAAAGTGATGTTGCCGAGCGGCGGCCAAATCGACTACCTCACCGACGGCCAGAATCGCCGCATCGGCAAGAAAGTCAACGGCAACTTGACCCAAGCCTTCCTTTGGCAAGGCCAGTTACAGCCGATTGCCGAGCTGGATGGCAGCGGCAACGTCGTCAGCCGCTTTGTCTATGCCACCGGCGTCAACGTGCCGGATTACATGATCAAGGGCGGCGTTACCTATAGGCTGATCAAGGATCATCTGGGTAGTCCAAGGGTGGTGGTGGATATTGCCAGCAATACCGTAGCCCAGGAAATGGAGTTTGACGAGTTTGGCCGGGTGATTAAGGACACCAATCCAGGGTTCCAGCCGTTTGGGTTTGCGGGGGGATTGTATGATAGGGATACCGGGTTGGTGAGGTTTGGGGCGCGGGATTATGATGCGGTGATTGGGCGGTGGGTTAGTAAGGATCCTATTGGGTTTGGGGGTGGGGATACTCTCGTATATAGCTATATATCTTCAAGTCCGATTACAGAAACTGATCCAAGGGGGCTTGCAGTTGAAATGTGTCAAGATGGTGCTCATTGGTTTGTCAGGACTCAAAAAGGGTCGGTAGGAATGGGTTCAGATGATGGAGAGCCAACTTGGTTAGGAATAGGGAGCTCTGTCGGCTGGATGAATCATGGTCCACGAAAAGGTAACTGCACAGTAATCCCAGATGTAGATGAACAATGTGTGAACTCAAAAACACAAGGACATATTGGGTATTACGCTATTAGCCATTATGGTTTGGTGTGCCAAGGGGCTGTTAGGAATGTAATTGGGCAATGCATGATTAGAAAACATCAAGTATTACCCAACCCATTAAGGTATCGAGGTGTTTGGGGTTGGATACTTAATTTTATCGACTCAACGTTTGCTTCTCACGGTGCATATTAG
- a CDS encoding UvrD-helicase domain-containing protein produces MNGLADNPALVAAKEAQRRINEALDAGQSFRLEAGAGAGKTYSLVAALKRLIAERGPALVQAGQKVACITYTEVARNEIAQEIEDHPAIFVDTIHGFSWAFLRQFQKALRDLVAEMDDRKEKVEQGGGVGKKIVDYDLGFFGIDTDRITLSHDDIPEIMSKFLNQEKFRRILSQQFPVIFIDEYQDTHRQFMEAITENFLRPATGPLVGLFGDHWQTIYRSEFELAEYPIKEIAKGSNFRSVPAVVDVLNKLRPELYQAVHDPDAKGEARFFHTNAYKGGRTNDTHSKEDLLPDLARSTRESLMQRLQTEGWDMNKTKVLMLTHNVLAEELGYPTIAEVFSKHKDLFTKKEDPAIKFFAEIVEPMCAAYASSRYGDMFRAFGSGPAITQHEDKANWRRDMDALQKLRTEGTIGQVIDHLKTTKRPSPPDRLMRRDEELKALDGGPIPDEASALKRYSKLRDIPYREVIEVVKFIEKQTSFATQHSVKGAEFENVLVVLGGGWNHYNWPQLLELTKTKALNSKNTKGYYRARNLFYVSISRPMTRLAVLATQTLPSPALEAVNHLFGSDNVEELLIAT; encoded by the coding sequence ATGAATGGACTAGCCGACAATCCAGCGCTTGTTGCCGCAAAGGAGGCTCAGAGGCGGATTAATGAGGCCCTTGATGCAGGCCAAAGCTTTCGACTTGAAGCCGGTGCAGGTGCGGGGAAAACGTATTCTTTGGTTGCCGCGCTAAAGCGATTGATCGCAGAGCGTGGCCCCGCCTTGGTTCAAGCAGGGCAAAAGGTTGCCTGCATCACCTACACAGAGGTTGCCAGAAACGAGATTGCACAGGAAATTGAGGACCATCCCGCCATTTTTGTTGATACCATTCATGGTTTCTCTTGGGCATTTCTACGTCAGTTTCAAAAGGCACTACGTGACCTCGTGGCAGAAATGGATGATCGAAAGGAGAAAGTCGAGCAAGGCGGAGGCGTCGGTAAAAAGATTGTGGATTACGACTTAGGCTTCTTCGGCATCGATACAGACAGAATCACGCTAAGTCACGATGATATTCCAGAGATTATGTCCAAGTTTCTGAATCAGGAAAAGTTTCGACGAATCTTGAGCCAGCAGTTTCCTGTGATCTTTATCGACGAGTATCAGGATACCCATCGTCAATTCATGGAGGCGATAACAGAGAATTTCTTGAGACCAGCTACTGGCCCACTGGTTGGCCTTTTTGGGGACCACTGGCAAACCATCTATCGAAGTGAATTCGAACTTGCAGAATACCCCATCAAGGAAATCGCAAAAGGCTCAAACTTTCGGTCAGTGCCTGCCGTAGTAGATGTTCTGAACAAACTACGCCCAGAACTATATCAGGCCGTTCATGACCCCGATGCAAAGGGTGAAGCCAGGTTTTTTCACACCAACGCCTACAAAGGGGGACGAACCAATGACACACACTCAAAGGAGGACCTGTTACCTGACTTGGCGCGAAGTACTCGGGAATCTTTGATGCAGCGGCTGCAAACCGAAGGGTGGGATATGAACAAGACAAAGGTGCTCATGCTGACCCACAATGTTTTAGCTGAGGAACTTGGTTACCCAACTATTGCAGAGGTATTTAGCAAACATAAGGATCTCTTTACAAAGAAAGAGGACCCGGCGATCAAGTTCTTTGCGGAAATCGTTGAACCCATGTGTGCTGCTTATGCTTCTTCTCGCTACGGAGATATGTTCAGGGCGTTTGGATCCGGCCCAGCGATTACCCAACATGAGGACAAAGCCAATTGGCGTCGCGATATGGATGCCCTACAGAAGCTGCGTACAGAAGGCACGATTGGACAAGTCATCGATCACTTGAAAACAACCAAGCGTCCGTCGCCACCGGATCGTTTGATGCGACGCGACGAAGAGCTTAAAGCATTGGATGGCGGCCCCATACCAGATGAAGCGTCTGCACTTAAACGATATAGCAAGCTACGGGACATTCCCTATAGAGAGGTGATCGAGGTGGTTAAGTTCATAGAGAAGCAGACCTCCTTTGCCACGCAGCATAGCGTTAAAGGCGCTGAGTTCGAGAACGTTCTCGTCGTACTTGGAGGTGGCTGGAATCATTACAACTGGCCACAGCTACTAGAGCTAACAAAGACAAAGGCTTTGAATAGCAAGAACACGAAGGGGTATTATCGGGCTCGCAACCTATTTTACGTATCTATATCCCGACCTATGACACGCCTTGCTGTACTTGCCACGCAGACTTTACCTAGCCCTGCCCTTGAAGCAGTAAATCACCTATTTGGAAGCGATAACGTCGAGGAGCTTCTTATCGCGACGTAA
- a CDS encoding ATP-dependent nuclease, which translates to MQIEKVRVEGFRLLQDVEIMLEPNSTVIVGRNNSGKTSFTDVFDRFIGETGARFRLEDFSSASRSKFFDAKALREKQASPEEILAALPKIVLTLTFAYDSAASSLGPLAPFVIDLDVASTKAIVRIEYGPTLATLHTLLDVPPAVEGIDPNTHFLRSLRETLTEAYSIHVCAIDPTDSTNRRNFEGAATLAALVRCNFVRAQRTLDHARHGDADVIGKLLGTLFKTAKTPTAAVADQDLAAKLKSSVENIERDVQKDFDEMLKKLLPTMEVLGFPSLNDTELRPETSLNVEALLSDHTKVFYTSTDGVHLPEGYNGLGTRNLIYMLLQLESFHKTYRAKATRPVTHLIFIEEPEAHLHPQMQEVFINQLNTAIDKLSANYPDEPAWKVQFVITTHSPHVANAASFEAVRYFLNESQDKTSMRQTKVKDFKKGMASILSDDQDFLHQYMTLTKCDLYFADKAIMVEGTTERLLMPRLCELVDKSLDEKNKLARQYVTCVEVGGAHAHIFYPLLDFLELKTLVVTDLDSTKEVKKLNKKGKMITTWEKCPVAEGLRTSSAAIKKWFRPEDNDDWQITPVELVAKTPEEKQSGYRRIAYQIPETSGTDACARSYEDALVLANPGRFEWPKEQDEATEAWEIAKGLAKADTALRFAIREKEWTVPRYIREGLEWLSKPPAAPLLENLEAPTNEEAV; encoded by the coding sequence ATGCAAATTGAGAAAGTTAGGGTAGAGGGATTTCGACTTCTACAGGATGTCGAAATTATGTTGGAGCCCAATTCCACAGTGATCGTGGGTCGCAATAACAGCGGTAAGACCTCATTCACCGACGTATTCGATCGCTTTATCGGCGAAACGGGGGCGCGTTTTCGATTGGAAGACTTCTCGAGCGCATCGCGCAGCAAATTTTTCGATGCCAAGGCATTAAGAGAAAAGCAAGCGAGTCCTGAGGAAATACTTGCTGCGCTTCCGAAAATCGTCCTAACCTTAACCTTTGCCTATGACAGCGCGGCCTCGAGCCTGGGACCGCTAGCTCCGTTTGTCATCGACTTGGATGTTGCATCCACCAAAGCCATTGTGCGCATCGAGTACGGACCGACCTTGGCAACACTCCATACCCTGCTTGATGTCCCGCCTGCCGTTGAGGGAATCGATCCAAATACACATTTCCTGCGCTCGCTACGTGAAACACTAACTGAAGCGTACAGCATTCACGTTTGCGCCATTGATCCAACGGACAGTACTAACCGACGCAATTTTGAGGGGGCCGCTACACTAGCAGCCTTGGTTCGATGCAACTTTGTTCGCGCACAGCGGACTCTCGATCATGCAAGGCACGGCGACGCGGATGTTATTGGAAAATTGCTCGGCACTCTCTTCAAAACAGCTAAAACTCCAACGGCAGCAGTAGCCGATCAAGACCTAGCCGCCAAGCTGAAGTCATCAGTCGAAAACATTGAACGAGATGTTCAAAAGGATTTTGATGAGATGCTGAAAAAGCTGCTTCCGACCATGGAAGTGTTGGGTTTTCCAAGCCTTAACGACACCGAGCTTCGGCCAGAAACCTCATTAAATGTAGAGGCGCTACTTTCAGACCACACTAAAGTGTTCTACACGAGTACAGATGGGGTGCATCTACCAGAGGGCTATAACGGCTTAGGTACCCGTAACTTGATCTACATGCTTTTGCAGCTTGAGAGCTTCCACAAGACATACCGTGCAAAAGCAACCCGCCCTGTCACACACCTTATCTTTATCGAAGAGCCGGAGGCCCACCTGCATCCTCAAATGCAGGAAGTTTTTATTAACCAATTGAACACGGCTATTGACAAGTTGTCTGCTAATTACCCCGATGAGCCTGCGTGGAAAGTGCAATTTGTCATTACGACGCATTCGCCGCATGTTGCGAACGCTGCATCGTTTGAGGCGGTACGGTATTTCCTGAATGAGTCGCAGGACAAGACGAGCATGCGGCAGACCAAGGTCAAGGATTTCAAGAAGGGGATGGCCAGCATATTATCCGACGATCAAGACTTCTTGCACCAGTACATGACCTTGACCAAGTGTGACCTCTACTTTGCCGACAAAGCGATCATGGTAGAGGGAACCACGGAACGACTGCTGATGCCGCGTCTGTGCGAACTTGTAGATAAGTCACTCGATGAAAAAAATAAGCTGGCAAGACAGTATGTTACCTGTGTTGAGGTTGGAGGAGCACACGCACACATCTTCTATCCACTGCTCGACTTTCTTGAACTCAAGACCTTGGTCGTAACAGACTTGGATTCCACGAAAGAAGTGAAAAAGTTAAATAAGAAAGGAAAGATGATTACCACTTGGGAAAAATGCCCGGTCGCTGAAGGCCTGCGGACATCGAGTGCTGCCATCAAAAAATGGTTCCGACCAGAAGACAATGATGACTGGCAAATCACGCCTGTCGAGCTTGTAGCCAAAACTCCTGAAGAGAAGCAAAGCGGCTACCGTCGTATTGCCTATCAGATTCCAGAAACATCCGGGACAGACGCGTGCGCGCGCAGTTATGAAGATGCGCTAGTCCTCGCAAACCCTGGTCGATTTGAATGGCCAAAGGAGCAGGATGAGGCCACTGAGGCCTGGGAGATCGCGAAGGGACTTGCAAAAGCAGATACGGCTTTGCGATTCGCGATTCGCGAAAAGGAATGGACTGTCCCCCGCTATATCAGGGAAGGCCTTGAATGGCTTTCCAAACCTCCGGCAGCGCCGCTTTTAGAAAATCTGGAAGCACCAACCAATGAGGAGGCGGTATGA